The genomic segment CATGTTTTTAGTAATGCTTTCGGTTTCAGTAAAGAAATTAGCTTTGATTTTGGAAAAGAAAGTATGTAATTTTTCAGTATCTCCTTTGAAAATGAAATGGACTTGCCCAATTTTTTCGGTGTCAATTACTGTAGCCGTAAATCCGCCACGAGTGGACCAAAATTTAGCTGCTTTAGAAGCCGCTGCCACTACCGAACTTTCTTCAATAGCCATCGGAATGGTTTTGTACTTTCCGTTAATTAGAAAATTAGGCGCAACGCCTAAAGGGATATAGAAATTTGAAATCGTATTTTCGATGAATTCGTCATGCAGTTTCTGGATTTTTTCGTCTGAATTCCAATAATTTTTCAATAATTGAATGGCAGATTCAGGAGTTGAAAAATAGGTTTGGGCAATCCAGACTATTTTTTCTTCTTTGGATAATTTTGAAAATCCGCTTACGGCTTGATTCATTCTCAGTAGATTAAAATGATTTTGTTGCAAAGATACACTTTTCAACCTTTTCAGTTATAACTTGATAACTTCAAATAAAATGAGCAAGTGTAATTGCTTTAACATTTAACAACACAAATGTGAAATAATTGTAAAATTTTCACTAAAATTGGGGTCTATTAAAAACCGATTTTTTATGAAATTAAGTTTATCCTCTATTTTATTTTTTGTACTCACGCTATCTGTTTATAGCCAACAAAAAATCACTGTTGAAGAAATTTATTCTGGAGCTTTTAGAACCAAAGGAATGGATGAATTACAGTCCATGAAAAACACCAATCAATATACTGTTTTAAATTTTGACGCCGCTTCAAGAAGCATGCAAATTGATTTGTTCGATTTTGCTACATTAAAAAAAGTAAGTACGTTAATTGATACAAAAAATCATTCCGTATTAGCGGATGGAATTGACAGCTATACATTCTCACCAGATGAGAAATTGGTTTTGATAGCTAATAATACGAATCAAATTTTCCGTCATTCTTTTACAGCTGATTATTATTTGTATGATATCAATTCTAAAAAGGTATCTAAATTATTTGATTTCCAAGTGCAAGAGCCTACCTTTTCGCCAGACGGGAAAAAGATAGCTTTTGCGAGAGAAAATAATTTATATGTATATGATATTACAACTAAGGAAATAGTTGCATTAACCAATGATGGTAAAAAGAATAGCATCATTAACGGAATTACTGACTGGGTGTATGAAGAAGAATTTGCTTTTGTTCGTGCCTTTGATTGGAGTAAAGACAGTAAAAAAGTAGCTTTTATTCGTTTTGATGAAAGTCAGGTTCCAGAATTCTCAATGTCTATTTTTAAAAAGGATTTGTACCCAACAGTAGAAACATTCAAATACCCTAAAGCGGGAGAAAAAAATTCAGAAGTGTCTTTACATATTTATGATGTAACCTCAAAAGGAACACAAAAAGTGAATTTATCTCAGTACTCTGATTTTTATATAGCTAGAATGCAATGGACAAATGAGGCGAACGTACTTTCGGCTCAGGTCTTGAATCGTCATCAAGATAATTTGGATTTGTTGTTTGTTGATGGAAATTCAGGTGCTACCAAAGTAGTATTAAATGAAAAAGACAAAGCGTATGTGGATGTAACCGATAACTTGACTTTTTTGAAAGATAATAGCTTTATTTGGACAAGTGAAAAAGATGGTTTCAACCATATTTACTTGTATGATAAAACAGGAAAATTAAAAAATCAAGTAACCAAAGGCAATTGGGAAGTGACCAATTATTATGGTTTTGACGAAAAAAATAATACAGTTTTCTACCAATCTGTTGAAAACGGGTCAATAAATAGAGATGTGTATAGCATTAGCTTGAATGGGAAAAACAAAGTACGTTTGTCCAAATCTACTGGAACAAACGCGGCTACTTTCAGTCCGAATTTCCAGTATTTTATCAATACGTTTTCAAGTGCAACTCAACCTACTACCTATACTTTGAACGAAGCTAAAAAAGGAGTTCAAGTGCAAGTGATTGAAAATAACGAAGCATTGGCATCTAAATTAAAAGGCTACAATTTGCCAGCTAAAGAATTCTTTGTGTTAAAAACAGCAAAAGGGAACGAACTGAATGCTTGGATTTTGAAACCAAAAGATTTTGACCCAACTAAAAAATATCCCGTTTTTATGTACCAATATTCTGGTCCAGGATCACAACAAGTAAATAATGATTGGAATTCAAATGATGATTATTGGTTTCAAATGTTAGCGCAACAAGGTTATATCATAGCCTGTGTGGACGGGCGTGGAACAGGTTTCAAAGGAGCTGCCTTCAAAAAAGTAACTCAAAAAGAATTGGGTAAATACGAAGTAGAAGATCAAATTGATGCGGCTAAAGTAATTGGTAATTATCCTTTTGTAGATAAAAGCAGAATTGGAATTTGGGGTTGGAGTTATGGAGGATTCATGGCGTCCAATTGTCTTTTGAAAGGCGCAGATGTATTTAAAATGGCTATTGCAGTGGCTCCGGTAACCAACTGGCGTTTTTATGATAGTATTTACACAGAACGTTATATGCAAACGCCACAAGAAAATGCAAGTGGATATGACGAAAATTCACCTATCAATCACGTGAATAAGTTAAAAGGGAAATATTTATTGATTCACGGATCTGGTGATGACAATGTACATGTTCAAAATTCTATGCAAATGATGGAAGCTTTGATTCAAGCTAACAAGCAGTTTGATTCGGAAATTTACCCAGATAAAAACCATGGTATTTATGGTGGTAAAACGAGAATTCAATTGTTTACTAAAATGACTAATTTCATCAAAGAAAATTTATAATATGACAAATACAAGTTTGCAACAAGAAACCATTTTTGGACATCCAAAAGGGTTATTTATTTTATTTTTCACCGAAATGTGGGAACGGTTTTCTTTCTATGGAATGAAGGCTTTATTAATATTCTATCTAACAAAGTACCATCTTTTTTCAGATGATTCAGGAAATTTATTAATTGGAAGCTATGCTGCTTTAGTGTATGCTGTTCCTGTTATTGGCGGTTTTATTGCTGACAAGTATTTAGGGTTTAGAAAGGCAATTATTTTTGGTGGTATTATGTTAGTCTTAGGTCATTTAGGAATGGCTTATGAAGGGAATGCTGCTACGCAATCCATGACGGGTGAAATTGTTCGGGATAATTTTGCTTTACAAGTTTTTTACTTTTCATTGTCCTTAATCATTGTAGGAGTTGGCTTTTTGAAAGCTAATATTTCTTCTTTAGTGGGGGAATTGTATGTTAAAGGAGATGCACGAAGAGATTCTGGATTTACCATTTTTTATATGGGAATTAATTTAGGTTCTTTCTTTGCTACAATTATTTGTGCTTGGTTAGGAGAAAATTACGGATGGAGTTATGGTTTTGCTGCAGCTGGAGTTGGAATGTTTTTAGGACTAATCACTTTTATTTCAGGGAAACGATTTTTAGAAGGCAAAGGAGAATCTCTGGTTCCTGAATTACTAGCTAAAACTTCTTTTGGTATTAAGAATGAATGGTTAATTTATGGCGCTAGTGCTTTATCAGCTTTCTTTTTTTGGCAAATGGTTCAAAGTCACGAAGCGGTTTCATGGATTTTAAAAATCGCAGGTGGTTTGTCCTTTTTGTATATCGTGTATTTTGCAGCAACTCAACTTTCAGGAAAAGAGAGAGATCAATTAATTGCATTGACGATTTTAATTGTTTTTACCATTGTTTTTTGGGCTTTATTTGAACAGGCATATACTTCTTTGAATTTATTTGCAGACAGAATTTTGGACAGAAATGTACTTGGTTTTGAACTTACTGCTGGACAATTCTTAAGTTTTAACGCTTTGTTCATTATTCTTTTAGCGCCAGTTTTTGCTTGGCTTTGGGTTAAATTAGGGAAATACAATCCCAATACTGCCGTAAAGTTTTCTATTGCATTAATTCTTGTAGGATTAGGTTTTGGTTCCTTAGTTTTAGGAATCAATTTGTCAGATACAGGAAAAGTGGCTGCATTTTGGTTAATCTTAACCTATTTATTACATACTTGTGGTGAGTTGAGCTTGTCTCCTGTTGGTTTATCCGCAGTAACGAAGCTTTCGCCAGTGAAGATCGTAGGATTTATGATGGGAGTTTGGTTTTTGGCTACGGCGAGTTCTGAGTTTATTGCTTCTGTTTTGGCAAATATTGCCTCTATCGATACTTCAAATGGTTTAGCTCCAGATTTGAATTTGGCTAAACAGAGTTACCTGAAATTATTTGAATACCTTTTCTATACAGGAATTGGTTTTGGATTACTTTTATTGATATTATCTCCTGTAATTAAAAAGTTAATGCATGGAGTTGATAAAGAACTAAACAATTAATATTATGACTGAAAATTCAACTGATCAATTTTTTAAGAGTACCGTTTTAGGACATCCTGCTGGACTTTTTGTACTATTTTTTACCGAAATGTGGGAACGTTTTTCGTTTTACGGAATGCGCGCTTTACTTGTCATGTTTTTTACATCAACAGTGGCTAATGGCGGTTGGGATTGGACTAGGGAACAAGCGATGGCAATCTTTGGATCGTATGTAGGTTTAGTTTATTTGTCTACTATGCTTGGTGGTTATTTTGCAGATAAAATAATTGGGTATCGATGGGCAGTAGTTATAGGTGCTTTATTAATGACCTTAGGGCACGGCTCTATGGCATTGGAAACTCCTTTCTTCATCTATTTAGGATTAATTTTATTGGTTTTTGGTAATGGATTCTTTAAACCTAATATGGTTTCCATCGTTTCAGAAATGTATAAAGATCGTCCTGAGAAAAAAGATGGCGCTTATACCATATTTTATATGGGTGTAAATTCAGGAGCCTTTTTCGGTATCGTTTTATGTGGTTATCTTGGAGAGCAAGTAGGATGGAATTGGGGATTTGGTTTGGCTGGAATTTTTATGCTCTTCGGATTAATTCAATTTTGGCTTTCTCGAAATATCTTTGGGGATATCGGTTTGAAACCAGTGAAAAAAGAAGTGGCATTGACAGATGAAAATAATGACACTCTTAATCCTTTTTCAATTTGGCAATTGGCTTTAATTGGCATTATGATCGTATTAGGTTTGGTGTGGATTATTTTTGAACCTGCTAAAATTATTACAGATGGAGGAGTAGATCTATTCAATTTTGAAGTAATGGGTTTAACAGGAAATAATTTCACCATTCTTTTAGCGGTAGTCTTATTTTTATTTCTTTTAACCTATCGTTTGTTGACCTATTCTCAGATTACCAAAGAGAAAATGATTGCGGTTACTTTTTTTGCTTTCTTAACTATTTTCTTCTGGGCTATTTTTGAGCAATCTCCGGGGACCTTAACGATTTTTGCTAATGATTACACGAATCGTATTTTAGAGGGCAACGCAGGTACTATTTTTATGATTGTAAATGCAGCTATTACTTTAGTTCCTCTAGGAATTATTACTTGGGTTTTATTTCTATTATTTAAGCAAACTTTTGCAAAGTATGCAATGGCTAACATTGTTTTGGCTATAAGTTTTATCATTATTTGGGGAATTGCATTTTGGATGTTGAATGATCAGTTTTCTGGGGAGACACTGGAAGTGCCTGCTTCATGGTTCGCCTCTTTAAATTCGCTTTACATTATCACTTTGGCACCTTTATTCTCTAAATGGTGGGAGAGTAAATACAATCCTTCGGCTAATATGAAATATGCAATCGGAATGTCTTTTTTGGCAATCGGAATGATATGTGTTGCTATTGGATCGGACGGAATTGTACCAGGCGCAAAAACGGCATCAGTAAGTATGATTTATCTTATTTTAGTGTATCTTTTTATTACTATGGCTGAATTGTGTATTTCGCCAGTTGGTTTGTCGTATGTGAGTAAATTAGTGCCAGCTAGAATGATTGGAATGATGTTTGGAATTTGGTATTTAGCTGTTGCGATTGGAATGAAAGGTGCGGCTAAATTTGGAGAAAATATTGACAAAATTGCCGATGAAAAAGGCTTGAGTTATTTCTTTTGGATGTTAGCAATTGTATCTTTGGCAGTAGCTTTTATTTCTTTAGTTATGTCACCGATTATTAAAAAGTTAATGCACGGGGTACGATAAAAAAATTATAGTATTTTTGTAAATAAAATTAGCAATAAAATGAAAAAAATAATTATCACTATACTTTTTGTTTTAGGTTCTGTTTCTCTACAGGCACAAGAATTGTATTGGGAAACCAATGTTACTAAAGCTATCGAAGTTTCTAAAAAGACCAATAAACCTATGCTCTTATTTTTTACAGGGAGCGATTGGTGTGGATGGTGCATTCGTTTGCAAAAAGAAGTCTTGAAAACACCTGAATTTGCTACTTGGGCAAAACAAAATGTGGTTTTAGTTGAATTGGATTATCCAAGAGCAAAAGCTCAAACCAATGAAATCAAACAACAGAATGCACAATTGCAACAAATATTTGGTATTCAAGGCTATCCAACGGTTCATTTTGCAACCGTTACTGAAACTAAAGGGAAAGTTAACTTTCAATCTTTAGGAAATACTGGTTATTTAGCAGGAGGCCCAACAGCTTGGTTAGGTGTTGCAAATGGTTTTTTGAAGAAGAAGTAAAAATGTTAATTTAGGATATAAAATCCCTTTTCACTTGTTGAGTGAAAAGGGATTTTTGCTTTTACACAGCTTGTTTCCCAATGCTTTTGAACTGTTTTGTAATTGGATGCATCGGCAATGATTACTTTTGGATGAATGGTTTGTATAAGCCGATCTAAATTTATTTTAGGAGATTGTCTTAATAGAAGAATATCTGGGTGTATGTTTTTAGGATATACTCCTGTACTATCTACAATAAGAATCCTTTTTCCATGGAAGAATACAGTGTTTTTTAATTGTTTGGCTGCAGCCAAATGACTAAAATTTCCAACAAGATAGGCGTTCAAGTTATTGTTTTTCGCACCTATTTTTTGAAGACTATCATTGGCAAATAGAGTTACTTTCTTGCCGTTGCGTTCAGTAATTAAAGTATTCTTTTTTATATTAAAAACGACCCACTCATTTTGATTTTCAACATTCCACTCGTTCCATAAATACGAACATTGGATGCCAATAACGGAAAATAGAAGAGCTACTAATCGAGAGTAATTTCGTTTTTCGAACCAAAGAATGCCAGCTAAAATCAATGAATAACTTCCAATTAACAACAATGTATTAAACGGAATATCCTTCAGGATAAATTCTTCGAAAGAAGCAATCGTATGGATAATTTGGTTAATTAGATACAGACTCCATTCTAATGCCTTGGATAAAATTAACGGACAAAGATTAAAATAAGCTAATACCATAACCACTAATCCCAATCCCATAATGATACCTGTGAGCGGAATGATAACCAAGTTAGTTATAAAAAATAGTCCTGGAAATTGGTGGAAATAATACAAACTTAATGGTAATGTGCCGATTTGAGCCGCAAAGGAAACACTAATTATATCCCAAACGTATTTTAAGAATTTATTTTTAGGTTCCCAAAGTTGCGCGAGTAATGGCTGCAACCAAACAATGAAAAATAATGCCAAATAGCTTAATTGAAACCCAACATCAAATAAAAAAGCCGGTTGCACTACTACTATTAGCAATATAGAAACCAGTAAAGTGTGGTAAATATTTACGCTACGTCTTAAATGTTGTCCAATAGCAACAAACGAGAACA from the Flavobacterium ammonificans genome contains:
- a CDS encoding S9 family peptidase produces the protein MKLSLSSILFFVLTLSVYSQQKITVEEIYSGAFRTKGMDELQSMKNTNQYTVLNFDAASRSMQIDLFDFATLKKVSTLIDTKNHSVLADGIDSYTFSPDEKLVLIANNTNQIFRHSFTADYYLYDINSKKVSKLFDFQVQEPTFSPDGKKIAFARENNLYVYDITTKEIVALTNDGKKNSIINGITDWVYEEEFAFVRAFDWSKDSKKVAFIRFDESQVPEFSMSIFKKDLYPTVETFKYPKAGEKNSEVSLHIYDVTSKGTQKVNLSQYSDFYIARMQWTNEANVLSAQVLNRHQDNLDLLFVDGNSGATKVVLNEKDKAYVDVTDNLTFLKDNSFIWTSEKDGFNHIYLYDKTGKLKNQVTKGNWEVTNYYGFDEKNNTVFYQSVENGSINRDVYSISLNGKNKVRLSKSTGTNAATFSPNFQYFINTFSSATQPTTYTLNEAKKGVQVQVIENNEALASKLKGYNLPAKEFFVLKTAKGNELNAWILKPKDFDPTKKYPVFMYQYSGPGSQQVNNDWNSNDDYWFQMLAQQGYIIACVDGRGTGFKGAAFKKVTQKELGKYEVEDQIDAAKVIGNYPFVDKSRIGIWGWSYGGFMASNCLLKGADVFKMAIAVAPVTNWRFYDSIYTERYMQTPQENASGYDENSPINHVNKLKGKYLLIHGSGDDNVHVQNSMQMMEALIQANKQFDSEIYPDKNHGIYGGKTRIQLFTKMTNFIKENL
- a CDS encoding peptide MFS transporter, which translates into the protein MTNTSLQQETIFGHPKGLFILFFTEMWERFSFYGMKALLIFYLTKYHLFSDDSGNLLIGSYAALVYAVPVIGGFIADKYLGFRKAIIFGGIMLVLGHLGMAYEGNAATQSMTGEIVRDNFALQVFYFSLSLIIVGVGFLKANISSLVGELYVKGDARRDSGFTIFYMGINLGSFFATIICAWLGENYGWSYGFAAAGVGMFLGLITFISGKRFLEGKGESLVPELLAKTSFGIKNEWLIYGASALSAFFFWQMVQSHEAVSWILKIAGGLSFLYIVYFAATQLSGKERDQLIALTILIVFTIVFWALFEQAYTSLNLFADRILDRNVLGFELTAGQFLSFNALFIILLAPVFAWLWVKLGKYNPNTAVKFSIALILVGLGFGSLVLGINLSDTGKVAAFWLILTYLLHTCGELSLSPVGLSAVTKLSPVKIVGFMMGVWFLATASSEFIASVLANIASIDTSNGLAPDLNLAKQSYLKLFEYLFYTGIGFGLLLLILSPVIKKLMHGVDKELNN
- a CDS encoding peptide MFS transporter, whose product is MTENSTDQFFKSTVLGHPAGLFVLFFTEMWERFSFYGMRALLVMFFTSTVANGGWDWTREQAMAIFGSYVGLVYLSTMLGGYFADKIIGYRWAVVIGALLMTLGHGSMALETPFFIYLGLILLVFGNGFFKPNMVSIVSEMYKDRPEKKDGAYTIFYMGVNSGAFFGIVLCGYLGEQVGWNWGFGLAGIFMLFGLIQFWLSRNIFGDIGLKPVKKEVALTDENNDTLNPFSIWQLALIGIMIVLGLVWIIFEPAKIITDGGVDLFNFEVMGLTGNNFTILLAVVLFLFLLTYRLLTYSQITKEKMIAVTFFAFLTIFFWAIFEQSPGTLTIFANDYTNRILEGNAGTIFMIVNAAITLVPLGIITWVLFLLFKQTFAKYAMANIVLAISFIIIWGIAFWMLNDQFSGETLEVPASWFASLNSLYIITLAPLFSKWWESKYNPSANMKYAIGMSFLAIGMICVAIGSDGIVPGAKTASVSMIYLILVYLFITMAELCISPVGLSYVSKLVPARMIGMMFGIWYLAVAIGMKGAAKFGENIDKIADEKGLSYFFWMLAIVSLAVAFISLVMSPIIKKLMHGVR
- a CDS encoding thioredoxin family protein yields the protein MKKIIITILFVLGSVSLQAQELYWETNVTKAIEVSKKTNKPMLLFFTGSDWCGWCIRLQKEVLKTPEFATWAKQNVVLVELDYPRAKAQTNEIKQQNAQLQQIFGIQGYPTVHFATVTETKGKVNFQSLGNTGYLAGGPTAWLGVANGFLKKK
- a CDS encoding ComEC/Rec2 family competence protein — translated: MKVLQFPLARVTLVFIVGILYANTIQPSPNLVFTSLFISSLLLGIFYYWYSKKYHFVRPFGWTVLVAGFCIGMTTQTIHTATNQNNHYSKIPNVYEHPHTITVILHEKLKSNAFSHRYVGLVQQIDTINCSGKILINIKKDSLNHSFSIGNRLQIKSNLNPNSAPKNPNQFDYSNYLKKKQIYGQLYADATETKVSTLIEKDIWYYAAQIRNTIINNLKKDGFTTTELNVAIALLLGQQQEIDPQIIQDYQYAGAVHILSVSGLHIGFILLFVTFILKPVPNNRKGSLLKLFVIISSLWLFGILAGLSPSVVRSVTMFSFVAIGQHLRRSVNIYHTLLVSILLIVVVQPAFLFDVGFQLSYLALFFIVWLQPLLAQLWEPKNKFLKYVWDIISVSFAAQIGTLPLSLYYFHQFPGLFFITNLVIIPLTGIIMGLGLVVMVLAYFNLCPLILSKALEWSLYLINQIIHTIASFEEFILKDIPFNTLLLIGSYSLILAGILWFEKRNYSRLVALLFSVIGIQCSYLWNEWNVENQNEWVVFNIKKNTLITERNGKKVTLFANDSLQKIGAKNNNLNAYLVGNFSHLAAAKQLKNTVFFHGKRILIVDSTGVYPKNIHPDILLLRQSPKINLDRLIQTIHPKVIIADASNYKTVQKHWETSCVKAKIPFHSTSEKGFYILN